Proteins found in one Triticum urartu cultivar G1812 chromosome 4, Tu2.1, whole genome shotgun sequence genomic segment:
- the LOC125551630 gene encoding protein ABERRANT POLLEN TRANSMISSION 1-like isoform X3, whose product MSKLDLKFLPKDHGLSINNEFGSISVRLMKSQPQNDLGVAPTHLWLETDVTDIHLLMDGSTSVLEVVKIATVVSANIPTQSTEPIRAEVNIKISGGQCNLIISRIKPLILMKSAKKKPLVLHESPQQDKVPKEKLALALVLTFSVPELSVVLYSLDDIPLFHCCLLSTHFSASKLVNQGPELHAKLGELKFLVAVKHQQLINECISGTLLHISCSTLDLEQKEASKDSGVDHAKSALSVNISGIGMHFCFYYLELLCTTAMSYKGFLKSILPPKKRPVHETSQKSTKNAKGAQLVKISVEQCSILYVGDMRLEDMSVADPKRVNFGSQGGRVMITDDANGGPRMAYVNSTRLPDHKNVNFSTSLETNRFGVCLNKEKHSMQVELGRSRLTHKEYQFDDNAAEEVTLFDVQKAKFVKRSGGQNDNAVCSLINVTDIAVRYEPDPCLELLEVATRLKSVLHRLKLQNSATEVKEETAHMDTLTKKEPTDNSQQEKAQKKRESVIAIDVESLKISGELADGVEAMVHVGSIFSENAKIGVLIEGVAIIFCDAQLFKSSRMQISRIPISVSDSIPDKKFQSATTCDWVIQLRDAYICLPFRLQLRAIDDAVEDTLRAFKLISAAKTSVLFPEKKSSSSSSSKKSKSKSTVFRYVRLIVRDLTAEIEEEPLQGWLDEHMALMKNVFSESIVRLDLLDQLESAKNKDSPKAKLDGSASEKSNDNPDVYVDAPGMQSLEKLREEIHIQAFKSYYQACQKLSVSEGSGSCSSGFQSGFKMSKQRASVMSICAKDVDVSLSKIDGGDEGMISFVKSVDPVCAKNDIPFSRLYGSNFTLKAKSLSAYIRDYAFPLFSGTSAKCDGRLVLAQQATCFQPQVRQDVYVGKWWRVNLLRSATGYTPPMKTYADIPLSFQRGEVSFGVGYEPVFADISYAFTCALRRANLAKRWYFERPEPPRRERSLPWWDDMRNYIHGKFSLCLAETMWHLPAATSPYEKLDQLLITTGYIEIRYVDGYVSLSSKCLKVYITSLESLAKKCTLEPPPHTTIPFLETPSFFMDIAIEWGCDSGNPMDHYIFTLPVEGKPRDKVLDPFRSTSLSLKWSFSLKPSTAEPMESKQKTQASSNDSPTLNVGAHDLVWLSKWWNLFFLPPHKLRLFSRFPRFGVPRFIRSGNLPLDRVMTEQCIRFDATLLQINNIPLQADDPAKGLILHFTKLRLEISSSRGKQIFTFDCKREPLDLVYMGIDMHLLKVFINNTPEQTSSKDGQVESKSLHTKVADNPACEKSKTKTRSTEKSRDDGFFLYSDYFTIRKQAPKADAARLSAWQEDGRKKSEVTSFKSEFDGGDESDDAQSGSDEEGFNVVVADNCQRVFVHGLKILWSLENRAAILSWVGGLTQAFQPPKPSPSRQYTQRKILEKKQAIKEAEMSNDAAPNSSPSASQSSDPLQQTKSSDPASSIGSSKLEPTSSSETATKPSNSSDSEDEGTRLFMVNIVQPQFNLHSEEANGRFLLAAGSGRVMVRSFQSVVQVGQEMFEKALGASNVSIGESKPEMTWSRFEVSVMLEHVQAHVAPTDVDPGAGIQWLPKIHRRSSEVKRTGALLERVFMPCQMYFRITRHKGGNPELKVKPLKELAFNSPDITAGMTSRQFQVMMDVLTNLLFARAPRTRKSNLCYPLDDDDSDIAEESDAVVPDGVEEVELAKIHVEVKERERKILFDDIRILSTSSELSGDPSQSPKLDDSTSIATGSKSMLVKRLKKELVNVRNGRKEAYSMLRSAMQKAAQLRLMEKEKNKSPSCAMRVSVRINKVGWSMLADGKAFSEAEINDIIYDFDRDYKDIGIAQLTTKLFVLRNGLANAKSDTVVAPWNPPSEWGKNAMLRVNARQGAPTDGNSVIESLLVDIYPLKIYLTESMYRMMWGYFFPGDEQHPQKRQELFKVSTTAGTRRVKKGTSVAETNSPSNQSSFDRTWEENVAESVANELVSQIQGQSNAQTRSAREEKKPVEPNEVKQSRPQKMMDFRNIKISQVELLLTYEGLPFAVSDVRLLMDTFHREDFTGTWPRLFSRVKKHIVWGVLKSVTGMQGKKFKAKSTSQKEPTAGLIAANDLNLSDSDGDESGNSDQLPSFLRKPSDGAGDGFATSVKGLFSSQKKKAMHFVLKTMKGDGDQDFQGERSENDIEFSPFARQLTITKTKKLIRKHTKKLQPKVPQNAGSQQEHGSELPPRGPSGHHTDSSSSSSSSSSSDNDEPSRVEMSPKDHAA is encoded by the exons TGTTGCTTGCTGTCTACTCATTTTTCTGCAAGTAAGTTGGTAAACCAAGGACCTGAACTGCATGCAAAGCTTGGAGAATTAAAATTCCTTGTTGCTGTGAAACATCAACAGTTGATAAATGAATGCATTTCGGGCACCTTACTGCACATTAGCTGCTCAACTCTTGATCTAGAGCAAAAGGAGGCAAGCAAAGATAGCGGTGTTGACCATGCTAAATCTGCTCTCTCTGTTAATATATCTGGAATAGGAATGCATTTCTGTTTTTATTACCTTGAGTTGCTTTGTACAACTGCAATGTCCTACAAGGGTTTTTTGAAAAGCATTCTCCCCCCTAAGAAACGACCTGTACAtgagacttctcaaaaatctacCAAGAATGCTAAAGGAGCACAGCTAGTGAAGATTAGCGTTGAACAGTGCTCTATTTTGTATGTTGGTGACATGAGGCTTGAAGATATGTCCGTAGCAGATCCAAAGCGTGTAAATTTTGGTTCACAGGGTGGCCGTGTTATGATAACTGATGACGCTAATGGTGGCCCAAGGATGGCCTATGTAAACTCGACCAGGCTTCCAGATCATAAGAATGTTAACTTCTCCACTTCTCTTGAGACTAATCGATTTGGTGTGTGTCTGAACAAGGAAAAGCACTCCATGCAGGTTGAACTTGGAAGATCCAGATTAACACATAAAGAATATCAGTTTGATGATAATGCTGCAGAGGAGGTTACACTTTTTGATGTGCAAAAGGCAAAGTTCGTCAAGCGTTCTGGTGGGCAGAATGACAATGCAGTCTGCTCCCTCATCAATGTGACAGATATAGCAGTCAGGTATGAGCCAGATCCCTGCCTGGAATTACTTGAAGTAGCCACGCGGCTTAAATCAGTTCTGCACAGGCTGAAACTCCAGAATTCTGCTACTGAGGTAAAAGAAGAAACAGCACACATGGATACGTTGACAAAAAAAGAACCTACAGACAATAGCCAGCAAGAGAAGGCACAAAAGAAACGGGAATCAGTTATTGCCATTGATGTGGAATCATTGAAAATTTCAGGTGAACTTGCTGATGGGGTTGAAGCAATGGTTCACGTTGGCTCCATTTTTTCTGAGAATGCCAAGATTGGTGTTTTGATTGAAGGGGTTGCGATTATTTTTTGTGATGCACAGCTTTTCAAAAGCAGCCGTATGCAGATTTCACGCATCCCGATTTCTGTTTCTGACAGCATTCCTGATAAGAAGTTTCAGTCTGCAACTACATGTGATTGGGTTATTCAATTGCGAGATGCTTATATATGTCTGCCTTTTAGGTTGCAGCTGCGGGCTATTGATGATGCAGTTGAAGATACATTGCGGGCATTTAAACTTATTTCTGCAGCAAAAACATCCGTATTATTTCCTGAGAAGAAAtctagcagcagcagcagcagtaaaAAGAGCAAATCAAAATCCACGGTATTTCGGTATGTCAGGTTAATTGTACGTGACCTCACAGCAGAAATTGAGGAAGAACCTCTCCAAGGTTGGCTTGATGAGCATATGGCTTTAATGAAGAATGTATTTAGTGAGTCCATAGTTAGGTTGGATCTGCTCGATCAGCTTGAGTCAGCCAAAAACAAAGACTCCCCCAAGGCAAAATTGGATGGCTCTGCTTCTGAAAAGAGCAATGACAACCCTGATGTTTATGTTGATGCGCCTGGCATGCAATCTCTTGAAAAGCTTAGAGAAGAAATCCATATACAGGCATTTAAATCATATTACCAGGCATGTCAGAAGTTGTCAGTATCAGAAGGGTCAGGTTCATGTTCAAGTGGCTTCCAGTCAGGATTTAAGATGAGTAAACAGAGAGCATCAGTTATGTCAATCTGTGCAAAAGATGTTGACGTGAGCCTATCAAAGATTGATGGGGGTGATGAAGGAATGATTAGTTTTGTTAAAAGTGTGGATCCTGTTTGTGCAAAAAATGATATTCCATTTTCCCGGTTGTATGGCAGCAATTTTACTTTGAAAGCTAAATCATTATCTGCGTATATAAGAGATTACGCATTTCCACTCTTTTCTGGAACCTCTGCTAAATGTGATGGACGGCTTGTGCTTGCCCAGCAG GCGACTTGTTTTCAGCCCCAAGTTCGACAAGATGTTTATGTTGGGAAATGGTGGCGAGTAAATCTGCTACGGTCCGCTACTGGCTATACCCCACCAATGAAAACATATGCTGACATACCATTGTCTTTTCAAAGAGGGGAGGTCTCCTTTGGAGTCGGCTATGAGCCAGTTTTTGCCGATATAAGCTATGCTTTTACATGTGCATTGCGCAGGGCAAATCTAGCTAAAAGATGGTACTTTGAGCGCCCCGAACCCCCTAGAAGAGAGCGCAGTTTACCCTGGTGGGATGATATGCGGAACTACATCCACGGTAAATTCAGCTTATGTCTTGCTGAAACAATGTGGCATCTCCCTGCTGCAACAAGTCCTTATGAGAAGCTAGATCAATTGCTAATCACAACTGGCTATATAGAAATACGATATGTGGATGGTTATGTCAGTCTGTCTTCAAAGTGTCTAAAGGTGTACATCACTAGCCTAGAGAGTCTTGCGAAGAAGTGCACTCTAGAACCTCCACCTCATACAACTATACCTTTCCTTGAAACACCCTCCTTTTTCATGGACATTGCAATAGAGTGGGGATGTGATTCAGGCAACCCTATGGATCATTATATATTTACTCTACCTGTAGAGGGAAAACCGCGAGACAAAGTACTTGATCCATTTCGGTCAACTTCACTCTCACTAAAGTGGAGCTTTTCACTTAAACCTAGTACTGCTGAACCTATGGAGAGTAAACAAAAAACCCAAGCATCTTCAAATGATTCTCCGACTCTGAATGTTGGAGCTCATGATTTGGTCTGGCTATCAAAGTGGTGGAACTTATTTTTTCTTCCTCCCCATAAATTAAGACTTTTCTCTAGGTTTCCACGGTTTGGAGTTCCTAGATTTATCCGGTCCGGAAATCTGCCACTTGATAGAGTTATGACCGAACAGTGTATTCGTTTTGATGCTACACTATTGCAGATCAACAATATACCACTACAGGCTGATGATCCTGCTAAAGGTCTGATACTGCACTTCACAAAGCTCAGGTTGGAAATTTCTTCCAGTCGTGGTAAGCAGATATTTACTTTTGACTGCAAGCGCGAACCTCTTGATCTTGTCTACATGGGCATAGACATGCACTTATTGAAGGTATTTATTAATAATACTCCTGAACAAACAAGTTCGAAGGATGGCCAGGTAGAAAGCAAGAGTCTGCATACCAAAGTTGCAGATAATCCTGCTTGTGAAAAGAGCAAAACAAAAACTAGATCGACTGAGAAAAGCCGGGATGATGGATTTTTTCTGTACTCTGATTATTTCACAATACGAAAACAAGCTCCCAAGGCCGATGCTGCTAGATTATCAGCATGGCAGGAGGATGGCAGGAAAAAATCTGAGGTGACATCATTCAAGTCTGAGTTTGATGGGGGTGATGAAAGTGACGATGCGCAATCAGGTAGTGATGAGGAGGGGTTTAATGTTGTTGTTGCTGACAATTGTCAGCGAGTATTCGTTCATGGATTGAAAATTCTGTGGAGTCTAGAAAATAGAGCCGCTATCTTATCTTGGGTTGGTGGTTTAACCCAagcatttcagcctccaaaaccATCTCCTTCTCGCCAATACACCCAAAGAAAGATTCTTGAGAAAAAGCAGGCAATTAAAGAAGCTGAGATGTCTAATGATGCTGCTCCCAACTCTTCACCCTCAGCATCACAGTCTTCAGATCCTCTCCAACAAACCAAGAGTTCAGACCCAGCTTCTTCCATCGGATCCAGCAAGCTAGAGCCAACATCGAGTAGTGAAACTG CAACGAAGCCTTCAAACAGTAGTGATTCTGAAGATGAAGGCACGAGACTTTTCATGGTTAATATTGTCCAACCTCAGTTCAATCTGCATTCAGAAGAAGCAAAT GGTAGGTTTCTGCTAGCTGCTGGTAGTGGACGGGTGATGGTTCGTTCATTTCAGTCAGTTGTACAAGTTGGTCAAGAAATGTTTGAGAAAGCACTTGGCGCCAGCAACGTATCCATCGGAGAGTCCAAGCCAGAAATGACCTGGTCACGTTTTGAGGTTTCTGTAATGTTGGAGCATGTTCAGGCTCATGTTGCTCCAACTGATGTTGATCCGGGTGCTGGTATTCAGTGGCTGCCAAAAATACATCGCAGATCGTCAGAAGTCAAAAGAACTGGTGCTTTACTTGAGAGGGTATTTATGCCATGCCAAATGTACTTCCGCATCACAAGACACAAGGGAGGAAATCCTGAGCTAAAG GTCAAGCCACTGAAAGAGCTGGCATTTAACTCTCCAGATATAACTGCTGGTATGACATCACGCCAATTTCAGGTTATGATGGATGTTTTGACTAATCTGCTCTTTGCGAGAGCTCCCAG AACTCGGAAGAGTAATCTGTGCTATCCCCTTGATGATGATGATAGCGACATTGCTGAAGAATCTGATGCAGTTGTACCAGATGGAGTCGAAGAGGTCGAATTAGCGAAGATCCATGTTGAAGTAAAAGAAAGAGAACGGAAGATACTGTTTGATGATATCAGAATCTTGTCTACCAGTAGTGAATTATCTGGTGATCCGAGTCAGTCACCAAAATTGGATGATTCTACATCAATTGCTACTGGTTCAAAGTCAATGCTG GTAAAACGTCTGAAGAAAGAACTTGTGAATGTCCGAAATGGTAGGAAAGAAGCATATTCTATGCTGAGAAGTGCTATGCAGAAAGCTGCACAGTTGAGGTTGATGGAAAAGGAAAAGAACAAAAGCCCTTCATGTGCCATGAGAGTTTCGGTGAGGATAAACAAGGTCGGGTGGAGCATGTTAGCAGACGGAAAAGCCTTTTCTGAAGCTGAGATAAATGATATT ATTTATGATTTTGACCGGGACTACAAAGACATAGGCATTGCTCAGTTGACAACCAAGTTGTTTGTTCTCAGAAATGGTCTTGCTAATGCAAAATCAGATACTGTTGTTGCACCCTGGAATCCACCGTCTGAATGGGGCAA GAATGCAATGCTTCGTGTTAATGCTAGGCAAGGAGCTCCGACTGATGGAAACTCAGTAATTGAGAGTTTGCTG GTGGACATCTATCCACTGAAAATTTATTTAACAGAATCAATGTACAGAATGATGTGGGGATATTTCTTCCCTGGTGATGAGCAGCACCCACAAAAGCGGCAG GAACTTTTCAAAGTCTCTACTACAGCAGGGACACGTCGAGTTAAGAAAGGCACTTCGGTTGCAGAAACAAACAGTCCCAGTAACCAGTCATCATTTGACAGAACATGGGAGGAAAATGTGGCTGAATCTGTAGCTAATGAACTTGTTTCACAAATCCAGGGTCAGTCAAATGCCCAAACTCGTTCTGCTCGTGAAGAGAAGAAGCCTGTAGAACCTAATGAGGTGAAGCAATCTAGACCTCAGAAGATGATGGACTTCCGCAATATAAAGATAAGCCAG GTCGAATTGCTTCTCACGTATGAGGGATTGCCATTTGCTGTTAGTGATGTAAGGCTACTCATGGATACCTTTCATCGTGAAGATTTTACTGGGACATGGCCAAGACTATTTTCACGAGTGAAGAAACATATTGTATGGGGAGTACTGAAGTCAGTAACTGGCATGCAG GGTAAAAAGTTTAAAGCTAAATCCACTAGCCAAAAAGAGCCAACTGCAGGATTAATCGCTGCCAATGATTTAAATTTGAGTGACAGCGATGGTGATGAAAGTGGGAACTCTGATCAACTACCATCTTTCCTTAGAAAACCAAGTGATGGTGCTGGTGATGGATTTGCCACCTCTGTGAAGGGATTGTTCAGTTCACAAAAAAAGAAAGCAATGCATTTTGTCCTGAAGACTATGAAAGGAGATGGTGATCAGGATTTTCAGGGTGAACGGAGTGAGAATGATATCGAGTTTTCTCCATTTGCTCGGCAGTTAACTATAACAAAAACAAAGAAGCTTATAAGGAAGCACACGAAAAAGTTACAGCCTAAAGTTCCCCAAAATGCAG GTAGTCAGCAAGAACACGGGTCAGAGTTGCCACCGCGCGGCCCTTCTGGGCATCATACGgactcgtcgtcctcctcctcctcttcatcctcttctgACAACGATGAGCCATCGCGGGTGGAAATGAGCCCGAAAGATCATGCAGCGTAG